The window CATGTTATTGATAATGGTCAGTTCCCTGATAAGGAGTTGCTGTTTACGTTTTCTCACCATGCACATCATCAGCATGTTGGTCAGCCCCAGCAACAGGCTGATCCCGAAGAAGCCATAGGCTGCTACGGTCACCGCCACATGAAACATGAGCCAGGGAGATTTCAGTACGGGCACCAGTGTGGTGATCTGCGGTTCCATCCAGCTCAGGCTGGAAACAAAGAGGATAATGCCACCGAAGAGGGTTGCCGTAGCCAGGGTGAGGTCGTTGCGCCGGCCAAAGACAAGGCCTGCCAGCAATGTCGCCCAGGCAACATAGACCATCGTTTCGTACGAATTGCTCCAGGGTGCGTAACCCGATATATACCCACGCATGGCCATCCCGTAGCCGTGATAAAGGAATAGCAGTACTACTCCCAAACCGAGTAACTTGAAGAGCACTCTTGTCCACGTTACCTCTCTGAAGAGCCGTAAAAAGGCCACAACAAGCAGCAGAAATCCCAACAGGAGGTATCCGTTGCGGGCTTTGTCAAAAAAATGCTGACTGTTGTATCGGATCTCCGCCTCAATCTTCTTCGGATTGATCAGTTCGCTCCGGTCTCCCTTTCGTTGAAAGCCGGCAATTGAATCGAGCAATGCCTGTGGCTGTTGCCAATCTCCATTTTCGAGTGAGCGGCGCACTTCCGACAGGTAACTGGAAAAGATGGTGGAGACGAAGAGGGAGTCGTTGTCGGTAAAAGGCAACAAATCATCGCCCGGAGCATACCAGTCATGTCCGGTCTCATTCTCATTCGGAAAGATTGCCATCAGTTTATGGTTCAGCAGGAGGAAAAGGATGTTCACCTTTTCGTCGAGCTTGATGATATCCTTGTCCAATTCGTTGCGCTGCGACTCCGGTTTGTGGTAGGCCTCGTTTACATGGGCAAGCAGCTTGTAGTTGCCCTCCGGATCAAAGAGCTGTGCATAGGCAAGATCCCCTTCCGGCAACCCTAGCATCCTGGCCAGCTCTTCGTTAGAATTGGCAATAAGGGGCACCTGCATCCAGATTTGCGGCATGGTGAGCAATCCCAACAGGAACTGGTCGGAATCAAGATCGCCGATACGGTTCTGCTTGTGTACCTTTCTCAGCAGATCGGACGAGAAGGTGTTCATCGGCATGATCCGTCCACCGAACTGGACCGGCAACTTGCCGAATTGTGCCGCATGTTCCGTCGGGACTGCATTTCGCTGTAAGGCCTGCATGACTGCAGATGTACCCTTGTCCTGTGCACTCGTGCCGATGGTCAGCATCGTGAAGATGGCTGTCAACATCGCCGTACGTCTCAACTCGTTCAACTGGCGGTTCAGTTTTCTCAAGCGTGAATTTGGAGTGACAAACATCAGGAGAAACCCTGTAATCAACAGAAAGTAGCCTGCGTAGGTAATGTTGCGCCCAGCCACATCCTTGTTGACAGATAAAACCGTGCCCTGTTCATCCTCGTCGTACGAAGCCTGGAAAAAT of the Petrimonas mucosa genome contains:
- the ccsA gene encoding cytochrome c biogenesis protein CcsA, with protein sequence MENLRQLLASYKTTLVLLLIYAFLMALATFVEEVMTTEAAKMIIYYSPVFFFIQFLLVVNFVLIFIDHRYAKRGRWALTVIHAALVVILAGALTTHLFGKEGTIHLREGETSNLMVMHTSKGVFKEELPFKLELVRFSLIRYPGSSSPSSYESDLRIHIDGEVREARVFMNNVLDLDGYRFFQASYDEDEQGTVLSVNKDVAGRNITYAGYFLLITGFLLMFVTPNSRLRKLNRQLNELRRTAMLTAIFTMLTIGTSAQDKGTSAVMQALQRNAVPTEHAAQFGKLPVQFGGRIMPMNTFSSDLLRKVHKQNRIGDLDSDQFLLGLLTMPQIWMQVPLIANSNEELARMLGLPEGDLAYAQLFDPEGNYKLLAHVNEAYHKPESQRNELDKDIIKLDEKVNILFLLLNHKLMAIFPNENETGHDWYAPGDDLLPFTDNDSLFVSTIFSSYLSEVRRSLENGDWQQPQALLDSIAGFQRKGDRSELINPKKIEAEIRYNSQHFFDKARNGYLLLGFLLLVVAFLRLFREVTWTRVLFKLLGLGVVLLFLYHGYGMAMRGYISGYAPWSNSYETMVYVAWATLLAGLVFGRRNDLTLATATLFGGIILFVSSLSWMEPQITTLVPVLKSPWLMFHVAVTVAAYGFFGISLLLGLTNMLMMCMVRKRKQQLLIRELTIINNMSLLVGLALMTVGTFLGAIWANESWGRYWSWDPKETWALITVVCYTVVTHTHLVKRLKNDWFFNLASVLAFASVLMTFWGVNYLLSGLHSYGENEGVAETFGYLYAALAGIIALATISFRGYRKMNSKVEENKTI